From Pongo pygmaeus isolate AG05252 chromosome 1, NHGRI_mPonPyg2-v2.0_pri, whole genome shotgun sequence, one genomic window encodes:
- the LOC129035096 gene encoding LOW QUALITY PROTEIN: keratin, type I cytoskeletal 18-like (The sequence of the model RefSeq protein was modified relative to this genomic sequence to represent the inferred CDS: deleted 1 base in 1 codon) yields MSCPHLSQGNRQPCTATSFCLKDTVTSISVKACSSILRSLAKPGSCPLALFPRQHEFHHLLQLLHQLLVPGLRPAAQLVNSMARVYASARGSSFQISMSCSTSFWDGLGSQGLATGMAGGLAGIGGIQNEKETMQSLKDRLASYLDRLRSLEIENWRLESKIWEHLEKKGPQVRDWGHYFKIIEDLRARILANTVDNACIVLQIDNAHLAADDFRVKYETDSHVPVCGEQHYGLCKVTDDTNVTWLQLETEIEALKEELLFMKNQEDELKDLRAQIASSGLTMEVDAPKSQDLAKIMADIWAQYDELARKNREELDKCWSQRNEESTTVVTTQSAEVGAAEMTLTEAGTYSPVLGDRPGLHEKSEGQLGEQPKGGGGPLHPADGAAQRDPAAPGVGAGPDPGRGATPGPGVPC; encoded by the exons taGTAGTATACTGAGGTCGTTGGCAAAGCCTGGGTCCTGTCCTCTCGCTCTCTTCCCCAGACAGCATGAGTTTCACCACTTGCTCCAACTTCTCCACCAATTACTGGTCCCTGGGCTCCGTCCAGCCGCCCAGCTGGTCAACAGCATGGCCAGGGTCTATGCAAGTGCCAGGGGCTCTAGTTTCCAGATCTCCATGTCCTGCTCCACCAGCTTCTGGGATGGCTTGGGGTCCCAGGGCCTGGCCACAGGGATGGCTGGGGGTCTGGCAGGAATAGGAGGCATCCAGAACGAGAAGGAGACCATGCAAAGCCTGAAAGACCGCCTGGCCTCCTACCTGGACAGACTGAGGAGCCTGGAGATCGAGAACTGGAGGCTAGAGAGCAAAATCTGGGAGCACCTGGAGAAGAAGGGACCCCAGGTCAGAGACTGG GGCCATTACTTCAAGATCATCGAGGACCTGAGGGCTCGGATCTTAGCAAATACTGTGGACAATGCCTGCATCGTTCTGCAGATTGACAATGCCCATCTTGCTGCTGATGACTTTAGAGTCAAGTATGAGACAGACTCTCACGTGCCAGTCTGTGGAGAGCAGCATTATGGGCTCTGCAAGGTCACTGATGACACCAATGTCACTTGGCTGCAGCTGGAGACAGAGATCGAGGCTCTCAAGGAGGAGCTCCTCTTCATGAAGAACCAAGAAGATGAACTAAAAGACCTACGAGCCCAGATTGCCAGCTCTGGGTTGACCATGGAGGTAGATGCCCCCAAATCTCAGGACCTCGCCAAGATCATGGCAGACATCTGGGCCCAATATGACGAGCTGGCTCGGAAGAACCGAGAGGAGCTGGACAAGTGCTGGTCTCAGCGGAATGAGGAGAGCACCACAGTGGTCACCACGCAGTCCGCCGAGGTTGGAGCTGCTGAGATGACGCTCACGGAAGCTGGGACGTACAGTCCAGTCCTTGGGGATCGACCTGGACTCCATGAAAAATCTGAAGGCCAGCTTGGAGAACAGCCCAAGGGAGGTGGAGGTCCGCTACACCCTGCAGATGGAGCAGCTCAACGGGATCCTGCTGCACCTGGCGTCGGAGCTGGCCCAGACCCAGGAAGAGGGGCGACACCAGGCCCGGGAGTGCCCTGCTGA